A region from the Canis aureus isolate CA01 chromosome 8, VMU_Caureus_v.1.0, whole genome shotgun sequence genome encodes:
- the SMIM10L3 gene encoding salivary gland specific protein SAGSIN1 has product MAAALSGLAVRLSRSAAARSYGVFCKGLTRTLLIFFDLAWRLRINFPYLYIVASMMLNVRLQVHIEIH; this is encoded by the exons ATGGCGGCGGCTCTGTCCGGCCTGGCTGTCCGCCTTTCGCGCTCGGCCGCCGCCCGCTCCTATGGGGTCTTCTGCAAGGGGCTGACTCGCACGCTGCTCATCTTCTTCGACCTGGCCTGGCGGCTGCGCATCAACTTCCCGTACCTTTACATCGTGGCTTCGATGATGCTCAACGTCCGCCTGCAG GTTCATATTGAGATCCATTGA